The Salinibaculum sp. SYNS191 genome has a window encoding:
- a CDS encoding sulfatase-like hydrolase/transferase, with amino-acid sequence MDVHGPLEPRVVGEGGLSSDGQLSQFRSHARRVSKVYDPAAEARYDSAVQYVDQQVQRIVDWIQDEGLWEEKALIVTADHGDALSDRGIYGHPQHYMYDELLACG; translated from the coding sequence ATGGACGTGCATGGACCACTCGAACCCAGGGTCGTCGGGGAAGGGGGACTCTCTAGCGACGGACAGCTCTCGCAGTTCCGGTCCCACGCCAGACGCGTGAGCAAAGTCTACGATCCCGCGGCGGAGGCACGATACGACAGTGCCGTGCAGTACGTGGATCAGCAGGTACAGCGGATCGTTGACTGGATACAGGACGAAGGGCTATGGGAGGAGAAAGCACTGATCGTGACGGCTGATCACGGCGACGCGCTCAGCGACCGCGGGATCTACGGCCACCCCCAGCACTACATGTACGACGAACTCCTGGCGTGCGGCTGA
- a CDS encoding DUF2206 domain-containing protein, with translation MVSTSKRTLYLTLATASAGTAGVALLFPESVLAQVLAPVSLLLVLVVPGLLAYLVLAQSNSVDLRAILYGVSLSASLLMALGAVVNLAHGVFLNKPIHPLPVWTAFALLLAGLGLGVGYRVPDETVEVALPSSTRLYLLASVPLAAAVGALLVEGGSTNLFVVLALALVGLLYVVGAFNASHRAAVIYAVALALLLHNTMISEFLLWGDQGKEANLVYTVLQAGYWDPEALPRANKAVMLRIIILHPLHTLLTGLEVHHIFKIAHPLLFATAPVALYRTFATRGRDQAGYLAAGALMFFFSFFTVLARNTRTAVAILFIVLFVKVLLDTDLNALVRRVLLAVFGSSVFVSHYGTAYMFLAMLVAGLILGTLARRLLGRTNRHHGPLTVESVGIIGLFGFAWYAYVSPGAAAFGGLTGTVIDFFLRLQEGFFQPSNSATANYAANSFSSLSLNGIKVLTVVLFALIGIGWLVAVSRAIRGQDGIETNFSYLAIATAAGGLAAITLGPVERFNTARTIAVSLAVVAPLFAVGVEGLQNAVTRRPSSPDWITTVLCLAVLLPFFVFSSGLLAATVTGAYSPNVLVYQDRVVEEGSPESQSYLYKQTLPDTGASGGAWLNRHGTGTVYGSVWPGNPTSGVIGMPPPAYEYRSNVSAATGSDCIYLSPLSVDAGVIRMPSGHFENEFLRTSELNTSAHSKVYENGGATLYC, from the coding sequence ATGGTCTCGACTTCCAAACGAACTCTCTATCTGACCCTCGCCACCGCATCCGCTGGGACCGCCGGCGTTGCACTATTGTTTCCAGAATCGGTACTCGCGCAGGTCCTCGCTCCGGTCTCGCTACTGCTAGTATTAGTAGTTCCAGGTCTGCTCGCCTACCTTGTGCTAGCCCAGTCCAACAGCGTTGACCTCCGAGCGATCCTGTACGGTGTCTCCCTCTCGGCGTCGCTTCTAATGGCACTCGGTGCTGTCGTCAACCTCGCCCATGGAGTTTTCCTCAATAAACCGATCCACCCACTCCCAGTGTGGACTGCCTTCGCGCTGCTCCTCGCGGGGCTCGGCCTAGGAGTCGGGTATCGCGTTCCCGACGAAACCGTCGAGGTCGCACTCCCCTCGTCAACCCGTCTGTACCTGCTCGCCTCTGTCCCTCTCGCTGCTGCTGTCGGGGCGCTCCTCGTAGAGGGCGGCAGTACGAACCTGTTCGTTGTACTGGCGCTCGCCTTAGTCGGCCTCCTCTACGTCGTGGGCGCGTTCAACGCCTCGCACCGCGCGGCTGTAATCTACGCCGTCGCACTCGCCCTTCTGCTCCACAACACGATGATCAGCGAGTTCCTTTTGTGGGGAGACCAAGGCAAGGAGGCAAATCTGGTCTATACGGTCCTCCAAGCCGGCTACTGGGATCCCGAGGCGCTCCCGCGTGCCAATAAGGCCGTCATGTTACGGATCATCATCCTCCATCCGTTACATACCCTTCTAACGGGGCTGGAGGTGCACCACATCTTCAAGATTGCCCACCCGCTGCTGTTCGCCACGGCACCGGTTGCACTCTACCGAACCTTCGCGACCCGAGGGAGGGATCAGGCCGGCTACTTGGCCGCTGGCGCGCTGATGTTTTTCTTTTCGTTCTTTACCGTTCTCGCGCGTAACACCAGAACGGCCGTCGCCATCCTGTTCATTGTCCTGTTCGTAAAAGTTCTACTGGATACTGATCTCAACGCGCTAGTTCGCCGGGTTCTGCTCGCCGTCTTCGGGTCGTCGGTTTTCGTTTCTCACTACGGAACCGCATACATGTTCCTCGCCATGCTCGTCGCGGGGCTGATCCTCGGCACGCTCGCGCGGCGACTCCTAGGGCGGACCAACCGACACCATGGCCCGCTCACTGTTGAATCAGTTGGCATTATTGGCCTCTTCGGCTTTGCATGGTACGCGTATGTTTCTCCCGGCGCTGCAGCCTTTGGGGGTCTCACCGGCACCGTTATCGACTTTTTCCTTCGGCTCCAGGAGGGCTTCTTCCAGCCCTCAAACTCCGCAACCGCGAACTACGCCGCGAACTCCTTCTCCTCGCTCTCTCTCAACGGGATCAAGGTTCTGACAGTAGTGCTGTTCGCGCTCATCGGAATCGGTTGGCTCGTCGCCGTGAGCCGTGCTATCCGAGGACAGGACGGGATCGAGACCAACTTTTCGTATCTGGCGATCGCGACCGCTGCCGGGGGTTTGGCAGCCATCACACTCGGCCCCGTCGAGCGGTTCAACACCGCCCGGACAATCGCCGTCTCCCTGGCCGTCGTGGCCCCACTCTTTGCGGTCGGCGTCGAGGGGCTCCAGAACGCCGTCACCCGCCGTCCCTCGTCCCCGGACTGGATCACCACGGTTCTCTGCCTGGCCGTCTTATTGCCCTTCTTCGTCTTCTCCTCGGGGCTGCTGGCCGCAACGGTGACCGGCGCGTACTCCCCGAACGTCCTCGTCTACCAGGATCGGGTCGTTGAGGAGGGCTCCCCGGAGAGCCAGAGCTACCTCTACAAACAGACGCTGCCCGACACCGGTGCGAGCGGTGGTGCCTGGCTCAACCGCCACGGAACGGGGACTGTCTACGGGAGCGTCTGGCCGGGTAACCCCACCTCAGGGGTAATAGGAATGCCTCCGCCAGCGTACGAGTACCGGAGCAACGTCTCGGCGGCAACAGGATCAGACTGCATCTACCTGAGTCCGCTGAGCGTTGACGCTGGCGTAATCCGTATGCCATCCGGTCACTTCGAGAACGAGTTCCTCCGGACCTCGGAGCTGAACACGAGCGCGCACTCAAAGGTATACGAAAACGGTGGAGCCACGCTTTACTGCTGA
- a CDS encoding sulfatase-like hydrolase/transferase, with product MSKRNIVAVTYDSLRADHCSYMGYDRETTPHLDQLAEDGVGFRNAISPASRTNPSMAGIFTGEPMVARDQVANPEHARRHLARYGTLAEDLSGRGYTTGAFNPNAYASRHYGFDRGFDHFEDFLFSSDQYQQLFQKHLSDSTLYTLVRNFRNYLRREEAFKTWDRYIDEIEAWVYDQSEPFFLWVFALDTHFPHLTPRKYRTWSTLFEQYYYNYRCNQLIDDLDPDLSEREIQKIIDIYDDSIRFGDVLLYELQERLADFDPVYVVFGDHGEAFAERDIYGHFYPALYEENIHVPLVVSEAVDGIDDPTRALSLTQVPAIVDQFAGGDGSLDLDPWAIASDYDGRNDRNLIAVRTQRAKQIAAWEAGECTQEETYDLRERQTEGEPLSADSDLHETLRPLTERRYTHEEELQSIQSGVAELM from the coding sequence GTGAGCAAGCGCAATATCGTCGCCGTCACCTACGACAGCCTCCGGGCCGATCACTGCAGTTACATGGGGTATGACCGCGAGACGACACCCCACCTGGATCAACTCGCCGAAGACGGCGTTGGCTTTCGGAATGCAATCTCACCAGCCTCGCGGACGAATCCCTCCATGGCGGGGATATTCACGGGCGAGCCTATGGTCGCCCGCGATCAGGTTGCCAATCCAGAGCACGCCCGTCGCCATTTAGCGCGATATGGCACACTCGCAGAAGACCTCTCCGGGCGCGGATACACCACTGGCGCGTTCAATCCAAACGCCTACGCATCCCGGCATTACGGCTTCGACAGAGGCTTCGATCACTTCGAGGATTTTCTCTTCTCGAGCGATCAGTACCAACAGCTCTTCCAGAAGCATCTCTCGGATTCGACGCTCTATACGCTCGTTCGGAATTTCCGGAATTACCTCCGGCGCGAGGAAGCCTTCAAGACCTGGGATCGATATATCGACGAGATCGAAGCCTGGGTGTACGACCAGTCAGAGCCCTTCTTTCTGTGGGTGTTCGCCCTCGATACGCACTTCCCGCATCTCACGCCTCGAAAATACCGCACGTGGAGCACCCTCTTCGAGCAATACTACTACAACTATCGCTGCAACCAACTCATCGACGATCTCGACCCGGACCTCTCAGAGCGAGAAATCCAGAAGATAATCGATATCTACGATGACTCGATTCGCTTTGGCGATGTCTTACTCTACGAACTCCAAGAACGCCTTGCAGACTTCGACCCCGTCTACGTCGTCTTCGGCGATCACGGCGAGGCCTTCGCCGAGCGCGATATCTACGGCCATTTCTATCCCGCACTGTATGAAGAGAACATTCACGTTCCCCTCGTCGTCTCGGAAGCTGTCGATGGCATCGACGACCCCACCCGCGCGCTGTCGCTCACGCAGGTGCCCGCGATCGTCGACCAGTTTGCCGGTGGGGATGGCTCGCTCGATCTCGACCCGTGGGCGATTGCCTCGGACTACGATGGGCGCAACGACCGGAATCTCATCGCCGTCCGAACCCAGAGAGCCAAGCAGATTGCCGCGTGGGAAGCTGGCGAGTGCACTCAGGAAGAGACCTACGACCTACGCGAGAGACAGACTGAAGGCGAGCCTCTCTCGGCAGACAGCGACCTCCATGAGACACTCCGACCGCTCACAGAGCGGCGGTACACCCACGAGGAAGAACTCCAGTCGATACAATCGGGCGTTGCTGAATTGATGTGA
- a CDS encoding glycosyltransferase family 4 protein: MKIAFVYDAVYPWEKGGAQKRIWELARRLADDHDVHLYGMHYWDGPAVIEREGVTFHGVCEPRELYVDGRRSIPQALYFAAAVAPALLREDFDIIDCQEFPYFPAFPAKAHELLRDSTLVVTWYEVWDDYWYDYLGWKGIFGQAVEQVTARLAETVIPISAYIEADLRSLGRTDGLSVVENGVDFDGLQEVPEADADWDVIYVGRLSEHKNVDLLLDAVDRVSTQLDRPLSCAIIGDGPEREALEAEARERGVTDQVEFLGFVEADEDVIANLKAASVFVLPSIREGFPNTILEANACGVPSIVVEHEENGSTAVVDDGETGYITDVSAAAIADRLADCLTDETLLEDLSRGARAFGRAHDWDVIVDELEKVYSSVGQVDSQLANAK; the protein is encoded by the coding sequence ATGAAGATCGCCTTCGTCTATGACGCGGTTTATCCCTGGGAGAAAGGCGGCGCACAAAAACGCATCTGGGAACTCGCCCGTCGCCTCGCCGACGACCACGACGTCCATCTCTACGGGATGCACTACTGGGATGGCCCCGCAGTCATCGAACGCGAGGGGGTCACATTCCATGGCGTCTGTGAACCCCGAGAGCTCTACGTCGACGGGAGACGCTCGATCCCACAGGCACTGTATTTCGCCGCTGCGGTCGCTCCTGCTCTCCTTCGCGAAGACTTCGATATAATCGACTGTCAGGAATTCCCGTATTTCCCGGCCTTCCCGGCCAAGGCCCACGAACTACTCAGAGATTCCACGCTCGTCGTCACGTGGTACGAGGTGTGGGATGACTACTGGTATGACTACCTGGGCTGGAAGGGTATCTTCGGGCAGGCAGTCGAGCAGGTGACCGCTCGCCTTGCGGAGACGGTCATCCCAATCTCTGCGTATATCGAGGCAGACCTCCGCTCGCTCGGGCGGACGGATGGCCTCAGTGTCGTCGAAAACGGCGTCGATTTCGATGGGCTACAGGAGGTACCCGAAGCAGACGCCGACTGGGACGTCATCTACGTTGGGCGACTCTCCGAACACAAAAACGTCGACCTGTTACTCGACGCCGTCGACAGAGTCTCGACACAACTCGACCGGCCGCTGTCGTGTGCAATCATCGGCGATGGGCCCGAACGCGAGGCACTCGAAGCCGAGGCGCGCGAACGCGGCGTCACCGACCAGGTGGAGTTTCTGGGATTCGTCGAGGCCGATGAAGACGTCATCGCCAACCTCAAAGCCGCCTCGGTGTTCGTTCTGCCGTCGATACGCGAGGGCTTTCCGAATACGATTCTCGAAGCCAACGCCTGTGGCGTTCCGAGCATCGTCGTCGAGCACGAAGAAAACGGGTCGACGGCCGTCGTCGACGATGGCGAAACGGGCTACATCACCGATGTCTCTGCAGCGGCCATTGCTGACAGACTCGCTGACTGTCTCACCGACGAGACCCTGCTCGAAGACCTCTCACGCGGTGCAAGAGCGTTCGGCCGGGCACACGACTGGGACGTGATTGTCGATGAATTGGAAAAAGTATATTCAAGTGTTGGGCAGGTAGACTCACAGCTAGCGAATGCTAAGTGA
- a CDS encoding ISH3 family transposase, translating to MGVVNCLYHPDTVLTASDLETLAEGLLEEIPIPGVEGSGFDSGIIRRTLLQAAVDQKSIKAVTDTTQGTYSDDYTLAQLHTVPPDELEAVVNDLFAQHAAMILGPGPRIICLDFVDIHYHGCPHTEAGELCHTKSRDGTSQCHRYLAGFVLCRAKPLVVAVTPVRGDEPKSDAVERLLDHVAALPFEVGGLLADRGFYDGTSIERLDATAPVALPVIRRGKQMAEKLETTVSYWTEYAMYEGSERELRFPLAVCVSYQQGNRGKHGLLVRAYVACDLADRTPKEVETLYQRRSAIETAFRTMREARARTSTTDPAVRLLFVLVSFLLRNLWVIVRWGVLATPRRGGRALPAWFRFEVFREWVDHALDETLRRKWEAPTNGTGIPPTYSQLDAG from the coding sequence ATGGGTGTTGTGAATTGCCTCTACCATCCAGACACTGTCCTTACGGCTTCTGACCTTGAAACCTTAGCGGAGGGTCTCCTCGAAGAGATACCGATCCCCGGAGTCGAAGGCTCCGGCTTCGACTCCGGGATTATCCGTCGAACACTTCTGCAAGCCGCTGTCGATCAGAAATCAATCAAAGCCGTCACCGACACCACTCAGGGAACGTACTCCGACGACTACACGCTTGCTCAGCTTCACACGGTTCCACCAGACGAATTGGAAGCCGTCGTTAACGACCTCTTCGCTCAGCACGCGGCGATGATCCTCGGCCCCGGCCCGAGGATCATCTGCCTCGACTTCGTCGATATCCACTACCACGGCTGTCCACACACTGAAGCGGGCGAACTCTGTCATACGAAATCCCGCGATGGCACCTCCCAGTGCCATCGCTACCTCGCCGGATTCGTCCTCTGTCGAGCGAAACCGCTGGTCGTCGCTGTCACGCCCGTCCGTGGTGATGAACCCAAAAGCGACGCGGTCGAGCGATTGCTCGACCACGTCGCGGCCCTCCCATTCGAGGTAGGTGGACTCCTCGCAGACCGTGGATTCTACGACGGGACATCCATCGAGCGACTGGATGCCACGGCACCAGTCGCTCTCCCGGTCATCCGCCGTGGAAAGCAGATGGCCGAGAAACTGGAGACGACGGTGTCCTACTGGACGGAGTACGCGATGTACGAAGGGAGCGAGCGGGAACTGCGCTTCCCGCTCGCGGTCTGTGTCTCCTACCAACAGGGCAACCGAGGCAAGCACGGCCTGCTCGTGCGGGCGTACGTGGCGTGCGATCTGGCCGATCGCACGCCGAAAGAAGTCGAAACCCTCTACCAGAGGCGCTCAGCCATTGAGACAGCCTTCCGGACGATGCGTGAAGCGCGTGCGCGAACAAGCACGACGGATCCAGCCGTCCGGTTGTTGTTCGTGCTCGTAAGCTTCCTGTTGCGGAATCTCTGGGTGATCGTGCGATGGGGCGTGCTCGCCACGCCGCGGCGCGGCGGGCGAGCACTGCCCGCTTGGTTCCGTTTCGAGGTGTTCCGTGAGTGGGTTGACCACGCTCTCGACGAGACGTTGCGTCGAAAGTGGGAAGCACCGACCAACGGTACTGGAATCCCGCCAACCTACAGCCAGCTGGACGCGGGCTGA
- a CDS encoding NAD-dependent epimerase/dehydratase family protein, producing the protein MLSEKNILVTGGAGFIGSHLVRQLSDAGADVLAVDNCFAGSEALVPDSVRFEDIDLRDEDVPALVQEFDPDGIVHLAALHYIPYCNDNPEETFQVNVMGTRNLLAGARAVSDLETVVFASSAAVYPPREKANSETSETGPMDIYGETKLIGEELMRLFQRETVTPTATARLFNVYGPNETNEHLIPAVLKQVRRGDREIELGNLTPKRDFIHVSDVAGALTTLLSEFEEGYGTYNVGTGSEHSVREVVEKTSAALGEEIAITQDDERVRESDRPHLKADISRMQAEFDWQPSVEFVSGLRDLLQQDEEVLVT; encoded by the coding sequence ATGCTAAGTGAGAAAAACATTCTCGTCACTGGTGGGGCAGGCTTCATCGGCTCACACCTCGTGAGGCAACTCTCAGACGCCGGCGCAGACGTGCTGGCCGTAGACAATTGCTTTGCCGGCTCAGAGGCACTCGTCCCGGACAGCGTCCGCTTCGAAGACATCGATCTCCGAGATGAGGACGTCCCAGCGCTCGTCCAGGAGTTCGACCCCGACGGCATCGTCCACCTCGCCGCGTTACATTACATCCCATACTGCAACGACAATCCCGAGGAGACCTTCCAGGTGAACGTCATGGGGACGCGCAATCTCCTGGCCGGGGCACGGGCTGTCTCCGACCTCGAGACAGTCGTCTTTGCTTCCTCGGCAGCGGTCTATCCACCCAGAGAGAAAGCAAATAGTGAGACGTCCGAGACTGGGCCGATGGATATCTACGGCGAGACGAAACTCATCGGCGAGGAGTTGATGCGTCTCTTCCAGCGCGAGACAGTCACCCCGACGGCAACGGCGCGATTGTTCAACGTCTATGGGCCGAACGAGACGAACGAACACCTGATTCCAGCCGTCTTGAAGCAGGTCAGACGCGGTGACAGAGAGATCGAACTCGGGAATCTCACACCGAAACGCGACTTTATCCACGTCTCGGACGTGGCCGGGGCGCTCACGACGTTATTGAGCGAGTTCGAGGAGGGCTATGGAACCTACAACGTCGGCACGGGCAGTGAACATTCCGTCCGCGAAGTCGTCGAGAAAACGAGTGCGGCCCTCGGTGAGGAGATTGCCATCACCCAGGACGACGAGCGCGTCAGAGAGAGCGATCGACCTCACCTCAAAGCAGATATCTCGCGCATGCAGGCTGAGTTCGACTGGCAGCCCAGTGTCGAGTTCGTCTCCGGCCTTCGAGACCTCCTCCAGCAAGACGAGGAGGTGCTCGTGACGTGA
- a CDS encoding glycosyltransferase family 4 protein, with product MKNCNTVLFVSLGPDLTNPASGAGTRLKYLSRELADQGWRVLALVPSDASNSYPDWVAKRYTYNQWSLPLLTDVNPSFVRSLDHVLSSEAIDVIHLSAGVCAAKALTVLRSETAVVYASQNVEADHAQDFVNPDLPVFKRFLGPRLIPLIEWGAVHCADGITTVSEKDQQRFIERYGVDKADVTAVPTGTKAVNHSELEPPADVRDRLGLGDGSLAVFHGYYEHPPNREAAELIDQQIAPAMREREVDVEFVLVGQNPPDVSSPNVQAVGFVDDLLSVLNAADVAVVPILHGGGTKTKLYDYVSLSLPIVATKKAVEGIDLESKRHGLITSDVDEEFVSSLMTLIQNKDLYQQTKGNLADLARKWSWERSVARCSTAYHDLNNP from the coding sequence ATGAAAAATTGTAATACCGTCCTTTTTGTCTCGCTGGGCCCAGACCTCACGAATCCTGCAAGTGGAGCAGGGACACGTCTCAAGTACCTTTCCCGCGAACTCGCTGATCAAGGGTGGCGGGTGCTGGCGTTAGTTCCAAGCGACGCTTCAAACTCCTATCCAGATTGGGTCGCAAAACGATATACTTATAATCAGTGGTCACTCCCTCTTCTCACCGATGTCAATCCATCATTTGTAAGATCTCTTGACCACGTTCTCTCATCCGAAGCTATCGACGTGATTCATCTTTCAGCAGGCGTATGTGCAGCAAAGGCACTCACGGTACTTAGGTCAGAGACAGCGGTGGTATACGCGTCACAGAACGTTGAGGCCGACCACGCGCAGGACTTCGTTAATCCTGATCTCCCAGTCTTCAAGCGCTTTCTCGGCCCCCGACTGATTCCGCTGATTGAATGGGGAGCTGTCCACTGTGCCGATGGAATAACGACGGTTAGCGAAAAGGATCAACAACGATTCATAGAGCGATACGGTGTCGATAAGGCGGATGTCACGGCAGTTCCGACAGGCACGAAAGCAGTGAATCATTCCGAGTTAGAGCCACCAGCTGACGTTCGTGATCGATTGGGTTTGGGTGACGGATCCCTGGCAGTATTTCACGGATACTACGAGCACCCACCGAACAGGGAGGCTGCCGAGTTGATTGATCAGCAGATCGCGCCGGCGATGAGAGAACGGGAGGTTGACGTAGAGTTTGTACTCGTAGGACAGAATCCTCCTGACGTATCATCCCCAAATGTTCAGGCTGTCGGTTTTGTTGATGATTTGCTGTCGGTACTAAATGCCGCGGATGTAGCTGTCGTTCCAATTTTGCACGGCGGTGGAACGAAGACGAAATTGTATGACTACGTCAGCCTTTCCCTACCTATCGTTGCTACAAAAAAAGCAGTAGAGGGGATTGACCTCGAGTCCAAGCGACACGGTCTGATTACGAGTGATGTAGATGAGGAATTCGTATCCTCTCTAATGACCCTCATTCAGAACAAGGACTTATATCAGCAAACAAAGGGCAATTTAGCAGACTTAGCAAGGAAATGGAGTTGGGAACGTTCCGTAGCAAGATGTAGCACTGCGTATCATGATTTGAACAATCCATAA
- a CDS encoding glycosyltransferase family 4 protein, producing the protein MYAYEIANSLGDRGHNVDVYTQSEVEDESTLEVHDNATVHTLTNSRRYLVTFETLYYSIRARAGVDLDDYDVIHGTLMPSSTIALGDRVTFDTPIVLTSHSFALSAIRYHTPEKPADYLLKYVFHPMNAVMDAITARRADRVIAISKSMERKFVEQYRIPADRVITITHGVDTEHFRPVSNQYPETSEDKLTLLFVGRLNAAKGPQLAVKALAESEFTDVELLIAGSGRQRKALERQASELGVADDVHFLGHVSKERLPRLYSSADLTLFLSTYEGFGLVFMESLAAGTPVIGVAIGGFPDLVTDGQEGILVERDAKAIARAIESLADAPEQIREMGRHARKLAEGHTWDAVAEETEHVYRNILENDALDPEL; encoded by the coding sequence ATGTATGCCTATGAAATTGCCAATTCGTTGGGCGATCGCGGACACAACGTGGATGTGTATACTCAATCGGAAGTGGAAGACGAGTCGACGTTAGAAGTCCACGATAATGCCACTGTCCATACACTTACGAATTCTCGACGGTATCTCGTTACTTTTGAAACCCTCTATTACAGTATTCGAGCACGAGCTGGGGTTGATCTCGATGATTACGACGTGATTCACGGCACGTTAATGCCGTCTTCAACGATCGCACTCGGGGATCGCGTCACATTTGATACACCCATTGTCCTCACGAGCCACAGTTTCGCCCTGAGCGCCATCCGTTACCACACGCCAGAGAAGCCCGCAGACTATCTGCTAAAGTACGTATTTCATCCCATGAACGCCGTGATGGACGCGATCACTGCAAGACGGGCGGACAGAGTCATTGCCATCAGCAAATCGATGGAAAGGAAGTTTGTCGAACAGTATCGCATACCTGCTGATCGCGTGATTACAATCACCCATGGTGTCGATACAGAACATTTCCGTCCAGTCTCGAATCAATATCCCGAAACATCGGAAGATAAACTGACGCTCCTGTTCGTCGGACGACTGAACGCTGCGAAGGGGCCACAACTCGCGGTGAAAGCGCTTGCGGAATCCGAGTTCACTGACGTTGAGCTACTGATAGCAGGCAGTGGCAGACAGCGGAAAGCCCTCGAACGCCAGGCAAGCGAGCTTGGCGTAGCCGACGACGTGCACTTCTTGGGACACGTCTCTAAGGAGCGTCTTCCCAGACTGTACTCAAGTGCTGACCTCACACTGTTCCTCTCGACGTACGAAGGCTTCGGACTTGTATTCATGGAGTCGCTGGCGGCCGGGACACCAGTTATCGGAGTCGCCATCGGTGGATTTCCTGATTTGGTTACCGATGGTCAGGAGGGGATTTTGGTTGAGCGTGACGCTAAAGCGATCGCACGAGCTATCGAATCACTCGCTGATGCTCCCGAACAAATAAGAGAGATGGGACGACATGCCCGTAAACTCGCAGAGGGCCACACCTGGGATGCCGTCGCCGAGGAGACCGAGCACGTTTACAGGAATATTCTCGAAAACGATGCGCTAGACCCCGAACTGTGA
- a CDS encoding MarR family transcriptional regulator — translation MMINERFEPDERQEAILAVLKEGREEGRPWGYANPKRLEEQLDVRRQYINRSLRGLVDAGWVEKVNRGLYRFVDDPRED, via the coding sequence ATGATGATCAACGAGCGGTTCGAGCCCGACGAACGCCAGGAGGCGATTCTTGCTGTTCTCAAAGAGGGGCGAGAAGAGGGGCGGCCGTGGGGGTATGCGAATCCGAAACGGCTGGAGGAGCAATTGGACGTGCGCCGGCAGTATATCAACAGGTCGCTGCGGGGGTTAGTCGATGCTGGGTGGGTCGAGAAGGTCAATCGAGGGCTCTATCGGTTTGTCGACGATCCGCGAGAAGACTGA
- a CDS encoding sulfatase-like hydrolase/transferase gives MNIILVTIDCLRRDRCSVYGHHRGTTPALGALACDGFVFDRAYAADPATTESFPAYSPGRSLLSVSLGSTCTRRTSWMVPRRLVHTSATVAGQL, from the coding sequence ATGAACATCATTCTCGTCACTATCGACTGTCTTCGTCGTGATCGGTGTAGCGTGTACGGCCATCACCGGGGCACGACGCCTGCGCTCGGTGCGCTCGCCTGTGATGGCTTCGTTTTTGATCGGGCGTACGCGGCGGATCCGGCGACCACCGAGTCGTTCCCGGCATACTCGCCGGGCCGCTCTCTGCTCAGTGTGTCGCTGGGCAGCACATGTACCAGAAGGACCTCTTGGATGGTGCCCCGACGATTGGTTCACACCTCCGCGACGGTGGCTGGTCAACTGTAG